AAGAATGCCAATCCTGATATTGTTCCTACAGAGTTTGCTACTTCACATTTATAAAAAGAACTATCGACCTCTTTCACAGATGCAAATTCTAGAGAACCACTAACTGAGATAAAGGTGCCTTCTCCTGGCATATTTGAGCTTGTGGTTCCAGTACCAACAGCACTCAACTGACTGCCATTGGCATCAGAGACATACCACGAGACAATTGGTCTTTCTCTTGCAGATGCCAGGCAGATCAATGAAGCTGGGTTTCCCAGATTGGATGTAACATTAGTAGGTGGGGTTATAAAAACTGGGAAATCTgcatcaaaaataaaaatgagaaCAAATATTAACTAATCAAGGAGCAAAACTGACATTAAAAACTAGAAGTAGTCGGCTTCAATATCCTGTCTGTCTTGTGTAGTCAGTCAATCTTCTCCTCCATCCATTCCTTTGAGAAATATACCATGGAGAGACTACATTTAATTCTCTCTAAAATGTTTGCCCCTAACATTgcttttgattttttaattggAAATTTTAAATTTCCAATCATACCTAAAGTTAAAATGTTGACCGAGATTTGGTTGGAACCAGCATTACTAGTAGCTACACAAGTGTAAGTGCCTAGGTTCTCCTCTGTAGCACCATTCACTACAATACTGCCATTCAACAGTAATTGTAAATTATTCACTGAAAAGAATAAGATATTAGTTAGAGCCGAGTGTTTGAGACAAGGGCACTGCAAACCACAGCCACAATATGGGAACAGGTTCAAGGCGGGTCTTTGACCATAGTCAGTAATAGAACAAGTTTTCTTTGATAAGGACTTGGTGTACACATCTGTCTTTGTGTGTACTTACAAGATCCCAGTTTGTCTTTCGGAATAGTAAGGGGTTACCTCAGTATTCTGGTGAAATTTTAAACACCTTCCCAGTTGAATAGTTACAGAAACCCCAAATggaacaataaatataaatcaacctcaattttaaattttatttttaaaaaatttcatATATAATGCTTGCAGGTTTACCTAAAATCAGTTCCTCTCCATCTTTCATCCATGACACCTGCGGGCGTGGATCGCCATAAGCGACGCAGTCTAGACGAAACGACTGCCCAAGAGTTACCGTTTGTTCTTGAGGGCGTACACTGAACTGTGGTGGTACTgaaaatgaattgaaaataacaaataacagtTTTATGGAAAAGTGTTAATAGAGCTTTGGTGCAATGCTCATATGataattaatacataattaaacaGTATTTTTCActgatttttgttttgtcttagTAAACCTTTAGTTGACATCAGCCTAGGGAGTCATCAATCAACCTTACAACTTCACCTTCAATTCCTTACTACAGTACTTATGTACTACTCTCTAGGAGGGTAACATTTATCTATGTATAGGGTTACACTTATACCTCGATGAGGCTTGCGTTTTACCAGTGTAACAAAATACTTACTAAGTACTGAAAGATAGAACTGAGTTTGATCGTAACCCAGTAGATTAGATACTTCGCATGTGTAAATGCCTTCCTGGCTTTTTTGTATGTTGTAGATTACTAGGTCACCATTACTGTATAACTGATGACTAGGGTCACTGGTTATCTGCTGCTCTTGGTAGAACCATGCATACATAATCTGAGAAGAGAGCAAAATAGACAGTACTCCacatatttactgtatatatagataaaactcctattaaggggtcACTTCAGGGCCATGATAAAGTGTCCCGGTAATACAGGTGTCTCTTGAATGGGGGTTGGAAATTAGCGttaacatatactgtatattgccTGTAAATCGTTTCACTAGGAAAATTTCCACTTAATAGAGGTGTttcttgaataggggttggtAAATAGTGTTAACACATATATCCCATCATTCCTTCCATAGAAAAATATCcacttaatagaggtgtcctttAAATATGGGTTTCCTAAAGGAGTACTGCAGTACTACTGTCCTCTTTAATGCCTTTTCATACTACTTCTCTTGTTTAGTTATGTGCTAAGATTTCTGATTCATGCAAGACGTTTTTTGGTACTTTTTAAAGTTGTGAATAGGATTCTTTTATTATCTAAGTTTTGTATTAGTACTAATAGCAATACACTATTaattttagtttgtaaatacTAATACTTCACAACATGCTAAGTACACAAATCAATAAAGCCAGAAATAGGTTATATGATACCAAACAATACATATACCAAACCAGATGGTTTTGAAAGCAAGTAGCTTTTGTGTGAAGGTAGTACTAATGGATAGAGAACTGACAATATCATTACGTACAGGTATGTACAAGATGGtacatatattgctttatcctTTGTATGGATGAACAGGGACAAagaaaaaacataacaaaaattattagtttatttttatctcACAAATTTTTAATATGCTTGTAATCATTTAATTAGAGATAAGTCCGTATTTTAGTAACATTTTTAActtaaaatacaaaaagtaaatcTTCCCACCTGAGGATTTCCATCAGCCCTGCACTGTAGTGTTGCCGTTTCTCCCTCTACAACTTGTTGATTTGAGGGTAAAAGCGTAAACCTTGGGGAGCCTAGAAAATGAATGAGATTGATAAAACTTGATTTGTCTAGTCAAAATTGTAACTTGAAGAACACTGTTGACCATGCATAATCTAGAAAAatctaaaattattaatatttgtttttcactgattatcaaaatgattatatatattatcaGATACTGGGAAAATGAGTGGTTTGTTATTATTCCAGATGTTCTAACCTAATTGAAGGCCCAAACAGATAATAATGTTGATTTTGAAACTCTAATATTTCATAGTATAGTATGTTGTTTACTGATTTTATCAGATGTATAATAACACAGAGGGAAGGCATACTATATGTTAACTAGTTGTTAATTAAATGGCCAATATGAAATTTCTATTCCAAAAATTATAaagtaaattgaaaatataaatgtttatagaatttaaaaaaaccttACTTTGAACTGTGAGTACTGCTGATGTCGTATCACTCCCAACGGTATTTGTAGCACTACAAGAATATGTCCCCGACTGATCTGTGGTAGCGGACATAATAACCAGTGAACCATTGGTCAGAACTTGAAAGCTTTGACCATCACCCCCAGGGGCTGGAATCGGGGCTTTATTAGGATCAGGTGTAGTCCATTCGATGAGTGGGGTTGGATTACCGCTGGCTTCACAGTGTAGTGTGACAGACAATCCTTCCACAACAATTGAGTCTACTGGTCTCGTTGTTATTACAGGAACAACTATTTTGAAGAGATAAGCAAGCaagaaataaatagaaaaacaaacTGCATTTATATTCTCCAAATCTGAGTGTACTGATTGTTATAAATTTCCTTTATTAAGATTAATCTAGACAGAGTCACTACCCTTTGGTACAAAAGTTTActtttaattcaaatatttgttcGGAGTGAAGTCTTGTGAGGAAGAGTAATGAACATTCTTCAATTTGTAAGGCAGCTTCTGAAGTAGATCTTGTACCAATTGTATTGGTCTCCCTTTCCACTGGGTTCAACTAGCAATGGAAATATTTCTAATGATTGGACAATCATAGTCATTCTTTACTGAAGGATGCCTGATTGATTGCTATCATACCTTGAATCATAAGATGTGCTTGTGCTGACCGGCTTGTGTACCCGTTACTCGCTGTGCACTCATACACACCCTCATCTTCCCCAACAAGGTCAAGAAGCCGGAGCCAGCCCTGCCTAGGTTCTTCCAATCGATCAGCAGGTATGACACCACTTGTCTAAAATGAGGTGAAAAATCTATCttaaatttcaaatattttcatgAACAGTAAAATATAGAAACAATATGAAGGGGACATCTTTGTGACAATAAAGCATCCTCTTATAGCTTACTAGGGGTGTTCTACTGTATACAAATACTTGTGTAATAATACCTTGATTTTAACTAGtagtaaaaaataaactatatatataattatacttattattatactCAATAGATACAACATTTCTGTGCAAAGAATATTACCTTTCTCCACACTATAGAAGGTGTTGGGCTCCCTGTTGCCTCACATTTAAAAGTAACTCTGCTTCCAACCAATGCTGACTGATCTGTTGGACGTAGTGTCAGGGTGACATCTTGAAGTGGCGGGTCAACAACGAGAAGTGCTGAAGCACTGTTTTCACCCCAGCTGTTAACGGCTGTACATGTGTAATAGCCAGCATCTGACTGCTGTATATTGGTGATTGTCAGGGAGGTAGACGTGATGGTATAATGACTGGAAGACTAAACACAAGAGAAGTATATTGTTATTGCATACTGTTATAACTTTAAGTCCAGGATGCAACACAAGGAAGTAGACTCAACACAGGcaattcaaccaatcagaaccaGAGAAATGTTCAGAACTGTTGATTATGGTTGGTCACATTATGTTGCTAGTGGTAACCACGTTTAAGCAAATACTTGGTGAAGTTTCTATGTTAAGTTGCATACCTTGTGTTACTTTCTTACCTGAATTTGTTGTCCATTATTATTAAGCCAATGGACAGTGGCTACTGGACTTCCTATTGCGATACATGAAAATGATACACTTTGACCTTCTGGTGCACGTTGACCTTCAGGTGGCTGAAGAAATCCTGGTCGCCCTAAAGTCAAAAAACTATTAGACTATTTTTCAAGTAACGTTTTGCTAACTAACTGTACAATAATTTCTTGAATATGTATCAACTACTCCTAAGGCTAGTTCAAATGAGACTTTGTAAGCATTATATAGTTTaactgtaattggcaagttccTTGCTGTTGGACGTTATGCAATTGTTAAGCATCAGTCACAGTTCACACCATGGTACCTGCTTTGCTGTGCGAACaaaatgaataacaaattaCCAATGAGAGTTAATGTAGCAGATTCACTGATAAGCTGTAACTGCAACAACATATTTTCAGCAGTACAGGTGTAAGACCCCATATCTTCATGATTGGGTGACAACACTGTCAGACTGCTTGATGTCACCATACCAACATTTGTCGTGCTAACAGACGCTTGTACAAGATCTTCACCATTGAGCTGCCACGACAATGTCGCTGGTGGGTTGCTATTAATACTGCATTGGAATGTTGACGTCTGACCCGTATTTGTGGTCACAGAGGATGGCTGGGTAATAAACAAATCTGAAAAATCTGTTTTATAATTCAAAACCATTAAATGACAATAAGGTGACtgacaataattaaaaatttgaattaattaatcaatgCATCTGTAAATTTGTAAAACTTACGAGCTAGACTAAGAGATGACCTCTGACTTGTGATAGTCTCCATACCAGAATTTGCCTGGCACATGTAATTTCCAACAGCCTCTTGAACCACACTAAGAATATGCAGCGTACCATTGGGGAAAGTTTCAAATAGACTGCCTCTGATTGGCTGGTTATTGAACAACCAGGTAATGGTTGGTTCAGGATTTCCTCTGGCAATACAATGCCACCAAACTGGCTGAAGCTCAATGGCAACAAGTGGTGTTGGTTCCTGGATAAACTGCAGAGGAAGGGCATTAGTAATAATGCTGCAGATGAGAAGTAGTTGGATGTGGTATCTGCTTTCAAAACTGACCATTATTGTTATTTGATTGCACTGGTCACATTCCTAAATGATTGGTCTATTAATAGGTTATctgcaaacaaaataatatataaaaaatatatatattattaaacagttttactattattgttattaaatataataaataaaatgaaagaatgttaaaaaatatatttgattttaatttagtaaatacaatttgtttaatACAACTTTCGATGTGATTTATTCTAGGCCCTATTGGAAAATTTCTTTCTACTACCACACCAGCCTGCCCTTgtgttatttactttatttatgcGATTCAATTTCAGTTCGACTGATCAATGGATGTGCAGtgttactaataataatgtttgtttggctaggcctagagtctagggcctactactagctagcctaggcctaccacaaaacggtttttttttttttttgacttattttaaattgtgtgtTGTACTGTACACCTGTCACCAGGCCCTGGCTGGCTGGACATACTGTACAACTAACTGGGACCAGGTAGTAGGCTAGTTCAATTTTAGTCTAGGCCTATACCATAGATATGCCTAACTACAGGCCTACAGATAATCTATCAAACACAATACAAGACAACCACCACTAATCAGGCCTAACAGGCATTATTCTGTGTCGTGTACGGAGTGCAGAGAGAGCGAAGCGACGACTGTTCTGTCATCACACTCGCTTGCTCACTCACAGTCACTCGTCTTCGACTGAACATTTTTACATAGCGTACCTGGCAACAGCCTATTTTTCACTGAATAACACATTATTTGAAGCCACATatagtaaatttaatataaatttgaaatataaaattcaaacactacctttaaattttaaatttacattcgTACTTCCTCATTTATACATTAGAAAAGATCGATTACATTTCACAAAACTTTGTTTGCAAATGCTAAATTTGATATTGATGTCAAAGGTTGTTATATAACGGTAACATATGGTACTAAACGGTCTGTATCGATCCACACGTAATCGGTACGCGAACATGTGAAACAGTTCGTTCTTTACAATTTTCTTTGGGAAATTCTCTTCACActcttttcatcttttttttttcgtgTGTCGTCGGTGCTCTCTGTTTTTTAAGCTAAAATTAGGCCTTATTTTAACGATTTAAACCCCTAAAATTTAGAAATTAGCAAATATGGATGATGACAGGGCTGATAGAACCCTTTATGTAGGAAATCTTGATACTGAAGTTACCGAAGATATTCTTTATGAATTATTTTTACAGGTAAACCAAACTTTAATCTGCTGATTCGTGGTGAGGAGGCTAGGCCTTCCTACGCCAGAACTGAACAAAAATGTATGCCCGCCTTGTGTGGTTCTTTCTGTGGTTTGCGTACACATTGAGGAATTTGTGTCTGAATGTGGGCCTAGCTATAGTAGGCTAGTTTTAAACCATACCTCCATGCTTAAACCCATTTGGTGTGATCGTTTAAAATGTGAGGCATTGTCGAGAACCTTACCagatataatttaatttgatttctttAAATGCGGcataaataagtaataaataaaatgaaacatcATGAATGATGGATATTCATTCTTATCATAGGCCCTATGTATTCATTATACAACTAAAAACGTGAGGTATAATTCTCCAACCCCAGAAGATAATAcctatggtttttttttcaggctGGGCCTTTAGTTTCTGTGAAGCGTATTGTTGGTAAACCATTTGCCTTTGTTGAGTTTACACATGATGTCTCTGTACCTTACTCAAAGCAAATTATGACAGGAACGCAACTCTTTGGAAAAGAATTACGCCTTCAATTTCGTTCTGGCAGTATCCATGAACAGCAACGGCAGCCACAGAATCTTCAGCGTTCCAATTCATATCCACATCCGACTCATCAAGGACAGCAGTCCTTTTCTCCGCAACATCAGCAATTTCAGGGCCAAGATCCTGTCCGATCAATGTACTATAGACAGCAGCAGATGTGTGACAATTATAATCAGTATTTTCAAAGAGACATGGAGGAACGAGACCATAACATTGATTTTAGAAGAAGCCCCCACTTGCATAGAACCCAAAGTTGCAATGAACAGGAAGACTCTAGAAGAGGTCATACTAATTATGATGGCGGTAGGTCGCGACACCATGATAGAGGTCAGGATGATCATTATAGGAATTCGGGAAGCAATAATCGTGGTCATCACATGCGAAACGAACCTCAAGAACTCATTGAAAAAAAGATGCGTAGAAGTGCAGAGTCCGGAATGAGGCATTCATCTTCTAGGAATTCATATCAGGATTCGCGATCAGGCGGCGGACATTATTACAGGAGGTAGCCTAATTAACAGTGTGATTTTAACtaaattcttttatttgctaTGCATTATACTAATTTGACTAAACTTGTAAGTtgtttcaaaaaaaaaaatatatagtattgGTATTGCATTTAAAGATTAATTTActaatattattcaaattatttaataaaaggtattttaaaatgtcatcagAATTCAGGGAATTTCTGATTGGCCATGCATGactggattaaaaaaaataatggttCCAAGTAAGGAATTTTATTGGATATTTTAACCAGTTGAACTAGTTTTCAGTTTAATTTTAACCCGAGGCTTTTAATTCTCAATATTTCTTAATCTTGTACCAAATATTGTaagctgtttaaaaaaaattgtcaattaTTTTAggaagtaacatttatttaaatttaaacctacgtactttttaaaagatatttttatatagttatGCCATAATTTTATTGATCAACTAAACTGGATTGTTATTGTACCTCCTATAAGGTTTTCTAAAGATAAAGTGTATTCACAAAAACTCCAAATGAGCTGTGatacatataataaaaaataaataataacacaattatgtaaatgtactttacatttatttattttatgtttcaaTTGTACCTTTTTGaaaaagttaatttattttgtataaaatacaCAGTTATATAACTGAActctataatttaattattacagtTATTTATTTTGACAATAACACTTTTAAATGTTTCTCGGTTGTACCATTTCTAAATgtgtattatttatcatttaatgCTTGAGttttcattgtattttttttttcatttacaatttgtgtttagatttaaaaataaattgaggCTGAGAATCCTTTATTATTTGCTGTGTGTTTATTTGTCAAAGTTCAGAAGGGTGAATTTTTGAAGGGTGTGGCTTTGTTGACATTAAGGACAATATGTAATAAAAAGGGCCTATATTGATTAAATTGGTTGGAAGATATGATTCTTTCCccaaaataaatttagtttGAAATCAATCATTTCTTTATAGTATTGGTTGAATACAGCAAGcaattattcattaatattattgGTTAGATAGTGCACCGAAAGTCTCTTTCATTTGTCCATGTTTGGAGTTTTTTTAACCATATGGCATTTTAAAAGGCTTTGgccaaattaaattataaataattgggaagtaacttaatatttaatttatgctTAACTAAATCCTTAGAATAATAGTACTAACTCTATATAACACTGATGATAACAATTTGTATGAAATAACCATTTATTGCATGCATCATTTAAATTGTTGTCACAGTATTAGTACAGTTAgtattttccattatttaaatAGCGTCCTCTTTTTTAAAAGAGCATTCATTAGGAATCTGATTGGATTATCGCTTCCATGCGCTTACTTAACGGCAACTGTGATTGGCTAAGTGTTTATAGACGTTTATCAATGGGACCATTTGTATAGCGGCTTAAGCGGTACCACTGAACGGTAATGAGTTTGCGGTTTGATCGTCTGCTGTCAGTCACCTAATCAACTGTCAAGTTATTCCAAAGTTTAATATGATAACTACAGCGACTCTTTAGGAATGATATTGTGTTTTTAGGCTAAGATATCGCGGTTCTTATATTTAAGCTTGTTCAAATGGCGTAGGTTGAAGTTTGCGTGCTTAAGTGGCACTTATGATGGAAGTTGCTACCGTGCGTTTGTGGTGGATTTGCATGTTGTTGCTCGCGTGTGATGAAGGAATATTTGCCCAGGAGGACGGTGGGACCAGCACGGCAACAACAGGTAAGCATGGGGCTAAAACATAGTCCAACTTTAAATCATCGTCTAATTTCTAATTGCGATCATAGGGtgtttttaaagttttgttgtcatttatttctgataataatatgaatatcaGAATTGTTA
This region of Antedon mediterranea chromosome 8, ecAntMedi1.1, whole genome shotgun sequence genomic DNA includes:
- the LOC140056462 gene encoding uncharacterized protein produces the protein MDDDRADRTLYVGNLDTEVTEDILYELFLQAGPLVSVKRIVGKPFAFVEFTHDVSVPYSKQIMTGTQLFGKELRLQFRSGSIHEQQRQPQNLQRSNSYPHPTHQGQQSFSPQHQQFQGQDPVRSMYYRQQQMCDNYNQYFQRDMEERDHNIDFRRSPHLHRTQSCNEQEDSRRGHTNYDGGRSRHHDRGQDDHYRNSGSNNRGHHMRNEPQELIEKKMRRSAESGMRHSSSRNSYQDSRSGGGHYYRR